One Desulfobulbus oligotrophicus DNA segment encodes these proteins:
- a CDS encoding lysophospholipid acyltransferase family protein: MADFWYRCAVATVPRLVYGLSRLWFATCTVKVREEVSSRAFLQTGDTAIAAFWHYSFFFLFHYFREYRAAVMVSASKDGEYIARLAQLMGYVPVRGSSNRAGAKALRDMISQLRRGNNCAVVADGSQGPARKAQPGCILMASRSGKPIVPFVWAADRTLIFKSWDRTVVPLPFATVVLRVGEPLWIPPDITKAQVEIYRRELEDELNRLYNAVWHEVGRGPHDEVRERNGQGKV; encoded by the coding sequence TTGGCTGATTTCTGGTATCGATGTGCCGTGGCAACTGTACCACGCCTTGTGTACGGCCTCAGTCGTCTCTGGTTTGCCACCTGCACAGTCAAGGTGCGGGAAGAGGTGTCCTCGCGGGCATTTCTGCAAACCGGTGACACGGCTATTGCCGCTTTCTGGCATTACTCCTTTTTCTTTTTATTCCATTATTTTCGTGAGTACCGGGCTGCGGTTATGGTCAGTGCCAGCAAAGACGGTGAGTATATTGCCCGATTAGCACAGTTGATGGGCTATGTGCCGGTACGTGGCTCTTCTAATCGTGCCGGAGCAAAGGCCTTGCGGGACATGATCAGCCAGTTGCGTCGAGGCAACAACTGTGCGGTTGTTGCCGACGGCTCCCAGGGCCCTGCTCGTAAGGCGCAGCCAGGATGCATTCTCATGGCCAGCCGAAGCGGTAAACCCATTGTACCTTTTGTCTGGGCTGCTGACCGGACCTTGATTTTTAAAAGCTGGGATCGGACCGTGGTACCGTTACCCTTTGCCACAGTAGTGCTGCGGGTTGGCGAACCTCTGTGGATCCCGCCGGATATCACTAAAGCGCAGGTGGAAATTTATCGTCGGGAACTGGAAGACGAGCTTAATCGTCTGTATAATGCGGTCTGGCACGAGGTGGGTCGGGGCCCGCATGATGAGGTGCGTGAAAGAAACGGGCAGGGGAAAGTATGA
- the uvrB gene encoding excinuclease ABC subunit UvrB, producing MQLSLSYSDQPFELVSDFVPSGDQPAAITHLTKNIEDGVREQILLGVTGSGKTFTMAQVVARVQRPTLVMAPNKTLAAQLFAEFRQLFPRNAVEYFVSYYDYYQPEAYIPASDTYIEKDSSINDAIDKLRHSATRSLLTRRDVLIVASVSCIYGLGSPEEYQNMHLFLRTGEDQPMEEVLRRLVFMLYERNDYSFHRGTFRVRGDVLDIFPAHEEERAVRVEFFGDTVDNIAIIDPLRGVVLDDVAEITIFPGSHFVTSQDNLRSAMRSIQDELQLRLTELQAANRLLEAQRLEQRTLFDLEMIAELGYCNGIENYSRHLTGKPPGVPPPNLLDYFPDDYLLFIDESHIAVPQIGGMFNGDRSRKQTLVNYGFRLPSALDNRPLRFDEFEERVHQVVYVSATPGPYELKHADEYIVEQLIRPTGLLDPHIEVRPASDQVDDLLEEIRKRAARNEAVLVTTLTKRMAEDLTQYYEELGVRVRYLHSDIKTLERVELIRDLRQRYYDVLIGINLLREGLDIPEVSLVAVLDADKEGFLRSERSLVQTCGRAARNAEGMVILYADKITSSMQYTIDETNRRRAIQEAYNHTHNITPQTVISEIKDAMAQHLKASGWVDNEVEADQFMPVTAEANILYHDVSEIRNEIGELEKKMQEAAQRLAFEEAAGYRDRIRELKMMELAVG from the coding sequence GTGCAACTGTCTCTATCGTATTCCGACCAGCCCTTTGAACTTGTTTCTGACTTTGTTCCATCCGGTGATCAGCCGGCTGCCATTACCCATCTGACCAAAAATATTGAAGATGGCGTCAGAGAGCAGATCCTGCTCGGCGTGACAGGATCGGGCAAAACGTTTACCATGGCCCAGGTCGTCGCCAGAGTGCAACGACCAACCCTGGTGATGGCGCCAAACAAAACTCTGGCAGCCCAGTTATTTGCTGAGTTTCGTCAGTTGTTTCCCCGCAACGCTGTGGAATATTTCGTTTCCTACTACGATTATTATCAACCCGAAGCATACATTCCGGCCTCTGATACGTACATAGAAAAGGATTCCTCGATCAACGATGCCATTGACAAGTTACGGCATTCGGCAACCCGGTCGCTGCTGACCCGGCGTGATGTGCTGATTGTGGCGTCGGTTTCCTGTATCTACGGTTTAGGGTCTCCTGAAGAGTATCAGAACATGCACCTGTTTTTGCGCACCGGTGAAGATCAGCCCATGGAAGAGGTCCTTCGCCGGCTGGTGTTCATGCTCTACGAGCGCAATGACTACTCCTTTCATCGCGGAACCTTCAGGGTACGGGGTGATGTGCTTGATATCTTTCCCGCCCACGAGGAAGAGCGGGCGGTCCGGGTTGAGTTTTTTGGTGATACTGTTGACAACATTGCCATTATCGATCCGCTGCGTGGGGTCGTTCTGGATGATGTGGCTGAGATAACGATCTTTCCCGGCAGCCATTTTGTTACGAGCCAGGATAACCTTCGATCAGCCATGCGTTCCATTCAGGATGAGTTGCAACTGCGTTTGACTGAACTGCAGGCTGCAAACCGGTTGCTTGAGGCGCAGCGACTGGAACAACGCACCTTGTTTGATCTGGAGATGATTGCAGAGTTGGGCTACTGTAACGGCATTGAAAACTACAGCCGCCATCTGACCGGCAAACCTCCTGGCGTGCCGCCGCCGAACCTGCTTGACTATTTTCCCGACGATTATCTGCTGTTTATTGATGAGTCACATATTGCCGTACCGCAGATCGGTGGTATGTTCAACGGCGATCGATCACGGAAACAGACCCTGGTCAATTACGGATTCCGGCTTCCTTCAGCACTGGACAATCGACCGCTTCGTTTTGACGAGTTTGAAGAGCGCGTCCACCAGGTGGTCTACGTCTCAGCCACCCCCGGACCGTATGAACTCAAACATGCTGATGAGTATATTGTTGAACAACTCATCCGGCCGACAGGACTGCTTGATCCTCACATTGAGGTGCGGCCGGCCTCTGATCAGGTCGACGATCTGCTTGAAGAGATTCGGAAGCGGGCCGCCCGTAACGAGGCAGTCCTGGTGACGACCCTTACAAAACGCATGGCTGAGGATCTGACACAGTACTATGAAGAGTTGGGGGTGAGGGTACGGTATCTTCATTCCGATATTAAAACCCTGGAGCGGGTTGAACTGATCCGTGATCTGCGACAGCGATACTATGATGTTCTAATCGGCATTAACTTGTTGCGAGAAGGTCTTGATATTCCAGAGGTCTCTCTGGTGGCTGTGCTTGACGCCGATAAGGAGGGCTTTCTCCGTTCCGAACGCTCCCTGGTGCAGACCTGTGGACGGGCTGCCCGTAATGCGGAGGGCATGGTCATCCTGTATGCCGACAAGATAACGTCCTCAATGCAGTACACCATTGATGAGACCAATCGACGCCGAGCCATTCAGGAGGCCTATAACCATACCCATAACATCACACCGCAAACCGTGATCTCGGAGATAAAAGATGCCATGGCGCAACACCTCAAGGCATCCGGCTGGGTGGACAATGAAGTTGAGGCTGATCAGTTCATGCCCGTGACCGCTGAAGCGAACATCCTTTACCATGATGTTTCTGAGATAAGAAACGAGATCGGCGAGTTAGAGAAAAAGATGCAGGAAGCTGCCCAGCGGTTGGCCTTTGAGGAGGCAGCCGGATACCGGGACCGTATCAGAGAATTAAAGATGATGGAGCTGGCGGTTGGCTGA
- a CDS encoding DMT family transporter, protein MHWMFLVLAIMFEVAGTVCMKLSTGFTRLVPTVLMVFLYTVCFGFLTLSLKKIDVSVAYAIWSGIGTALIAAVGIIWFREPVTMLKICGILAIVGGVVVLNLSAASP, encoded by the coding sequence ATGCACTGGATGTTCTTGGTTTTGGCAATTATGTTTGAAGTCGCCGGTACGGTCTGCATGAAGCTGTCGACCGGCTTTACACGGTTGGTTCCCACCGTCTTAATGGTTTTTCTGTATACTGTGTGCTTTGGTTTTTTAACGCTGAGCCTCAAAAAAATCGATGTAAGCGTTGCTTATGCAATCTGGAGCGGTATAGGCACGGCACTGATCGCGGCTGTGGGGATCATCTGGTTCCGGGAACCGGTCACCATGCTGAAGATCTGCGGGATCCTGGCCATTGTCGGTGGTGTGGTGGTTCTGAATCTGTCGGCTGCTTCCCCGTAG
- a CDS encoding MazG nucleotide pyrophosphohydrolase domain-containing protein, giving the protein MTEPLHHQACTDFTRLLSIVATLRSDHGCPWDRKQTPLSLKKYLLEECQELIEAIDGGNAQAICEETGDLLFILTMLTRIFSENEAFTMRDVLSAVNEKMIRRHPHVFGDVRITNEQELRRQWQRIKEQEKQSPP; this is encoded by the coding sequence ATGACGGAACCATTACACCACCAGGCCTGTACCGATTTCACCCGACTGTTATCAATAGTGGCGACGCTGCGCAGTGACCACGGTTGCCCCTGGGACAGGAAGCAGACACCTCTTTCCTTAAAGAAATATCTCCTTGAAGAGTGTCAGGAGCTGATTGAAGCCATTGATGGCGGGAATGCACAGGCAATCTGTGAAGAGACCGGGGATCTACTCTTTATCCTGACGATGTTGACCCGGATTTTTTCAGAAAATGAAGCATTTACCATGCGTGATGTATTATCCGCTGTCAATGAAAAGATGATTCGACGACATCCGCATGTTTTTGGTGATGTGCGGATAACGAATGAGCAGGAATTACGCCGGCAATGGCAACGGATAAAAGAGCAGGAAAAACAATCTCCCCCCTGA
- the rpsF gene encoding 30S ribosomal protein S6 — protein MRHYETTYILRPNLGEEKFTEIIDRTNAIILNDGGSLIGLDRWGVKRLAYEIDKEIQGYYVYLNYAAPAKTVDEIERIFRIDDRVMRYLTVKLHDAINAADIEVEKQRLEEEVAARSRVQSEESETDEDKEFDDESLEDEENDE, from the coding sequence ATGCGGCATTACGAAACCACCTACATCCTGCGCCCTAACCTGGGAGAGGAAAAATTCACAGAAATTATTGATCGGACCAACGCCATTATTTTAAATGACGGCGGGAGTTTGATCGGTCTTGATCGTTGGGGCGTCAAGCGACTGGCCTACGAAATCGACAAGGAAATTCAAGGTTACTATGTCTATCTAAACTATGCGGCACCGGCAAAGACGGTCGATGAGATCGAACGTATTTTCAGAATCGATGACCGGGTGATGCGTTATCTGACCGTCAAGTTGCATGACGCTATCAACGCAGCAGACATAGAGGTCGAAAAACAGCGTTTGGAAGAGGAAGTTGCGGCTCGTTCCAGAGTACAGTCTGAAGAGTCGGAAACAGATGAAGACAAAGAGTTTGACGATGAGTCACTGGAAGACGAAGAGAACGACGAGTAA
- the rpsR gene encoding 30S ribosomal protein S18 has translation MSQQRRVFSRRRVCRFCTDKEIIIDYKDAKTLRNFVTERGKIIPRRIYGTCAKHQRQLTEAVKRARQLALLPYMGNTQF, from the coding sequence ATGTCACAGCAGCGAAGAGTCTTTTCCCGGCGTCGTGTCTGCCGATTCTGTACGGATAAGGAAATTATTATTGATTATAAAGATGCAAAAACGTTAAGGAATTTTGTCACTGAACGGGGCAAGATCATTCCACGACGGATCTATGGCACCTGCGCCAAACATCAACGGCAGCTGACCGAGGCGGTTAAGCGGGCTCGACAGCTGGCGCTCTTGCCGTACATGGGCAACACCCAGTTTTAA
- a CDS encoding DUF2232 domain-containing protein, which yields MTGSGTERKKGVLPFNQILLFSIIFFLPVVLPSYFGWTTGMLAVPVFCALSFNGASTGKSVIVVSLVLVGVVALVLQQTSAFLFSINAVPLGFVLFHSTRTGKTAARSGFEGLGTLLAVWLLFWGIFDAVTGVNLYQQILATMHSALEQTREVSSSQEAGFTPEMVLGITQAVAAMQETIPKMLPGLLLSLLSVTVWLNMVIINSLMARITGKAPWGVYSTWKLPEQLVWLPVGAIAAMLLTQGTVQKIGIWLAMVAGLLYFFQGLAVFMTLLTRWRIPPFIKTILYLACFLHTYGLLLLTSLGLLDVWFNLRKKQKNGA from the coding sequence ATGACAGGGTCCGGTACCGAACGGAAGAAAGGGGTTCTTCCATTCAACCAAATTCTGCTCTTCAGCATTATTTTTTTCCTGCCGGTTGTCCTCCCTTCATATTTTGGCTGGACAACCGGGATGCTCGCTGTTCCTGTTTTCTGTGCCCTGTCATTCAACGGCGCTTCCACCGGCAAAAGCGTTATTGTCGTCAGTTTAGTACTCGTCGGTGTGGTTGCCCTGGTGCTCCAGCAAACCAGTGCCTTCTTGTTCTCGATCAATGCTGTACCCCTTGGTTTCGTGCTGTTTCACAGCACTCGAACCGGCAAAACAGCCGCACGCAGCGGCTTTGAGGGACTCGGAACTCTTCTGGCCGTATGGCTGTTGTTCTGGGGTATTTTCGATGCAGTGACCGGCGTCAATCTCTATCAGCAAATTCTGGCCACGATGCACAGCGCTTTGGAGCAGACGAGAGAGGTTTCCAGCTCCCAGGAGGCAGGGTTCACTCCTGAGATGGTTTTGGGAATCACACAGGCTGTCGCTGCGATGCAGGAGACCATACCTAAGATGCTTCCAGGCTTGCTGCTTTCGCTCCTGTCTGTCACGGTCTGGCTGAATATGGTCATCATCAACAGCCTGATGGCACGAATAACAGGGAAGGCTCCATGGGGTGTCTATTCAACCTGGAAACTGCCTGAACAGTTGGTCTGGCTGCCGGTGGGAGCCATAGCAGCAATGCTTTTAACGCAAGGTACGGTCCAGAAGATCGGTATCTGGCTGGCGATGGTTGCGGGGCTTCTGTATTTTTTTCAAGGTCTGGCTGTCTTTATGACCCTGTTAACGCGATGGAGAATCCCACCGTTTATAAAAACAATCCTTTATCTTGCGTGCTTTCTCCATACCTACGGCCTCTTACTGCTGACCTCATTAGGACTTCTTGATGTCTGGTTCAATCTCAGAAAAAAACAAAAAAACGGTGCCTGA
- the rplI gene encoding 50S ribosomal protein L9 translates to MEIILKETIETLGREGDVVNVKPGYARNFLIPQQKAVLVTKASLAQLENEKQAIAARLAEQQKEAEGLAAQLEGKVVVLDKRVGSENRLFGSVTTNDIAVALQETGITVDRRAVVLPEPIKTIGEFKVTVKTGYQTFATVLVQVVPENIEGVQ, encoded by the coding sequence ATGGAAATTATTTTAAAAGAAACAATCGAAACACTTGGCCGGGAAGGTGATGTTGTCAATGTTAAGCCCGGCTATGCCCGTAACTTTCTCATCCCTCAACAGAAGGCAGTCCTGGTTACCAAGGCATCACTGGCACAACTTGAAAATGAAAAACAGGCGATTGCCGCACGATTGGCCGAGCAACAGAAAGAGGCCGAGGGACTGGCCGCTCAGCTTGAAGGGAAGGTTGTTGTTCTGGACAAACGGGTTGGCAGCGAAAACCGCCTGTTCGGCTCTGTGACCACCAACGATATCGCCGTTGCTCTGCAGGAAACCGGTATCACCGTTGACAGAAGGGCTGTCGTTCTCCCTGAACCGATCAAAACCATCGGTGAATTCAAGGTCACTGTGAAAACAGGGTACCAGACGTTTGCCACGGTTCTGGTCCAGGTGGTTCCTGAAAACATAGAGGGTGTGCAGTAA
- the dnaB gene encoding replicative DNA helicase, whose amino-acid sequence MNMPYTSKMIPPQNIEAEQAVLGAVLLQDKALLKIVELLTPNDFYRDAHKTIFAAMLALFEKREPHDLITVTGLLSDQRKLEEIGGASYLASLTDIVPLSGSLVHHAHIIRRKSILRRLIQTTSEVAARCYDAQDDIETLVDEAEKTIFEIAHSNKGQGFQSMSTVVPRAFERITRLFDQEGNITGIATGYEEIDRMTAGLQPAELIVLAARPSMGKTALAMNIVQHVAVINKVAVAVFSLEMSNEALVLRMLCSLGHIDSQRIRTGKLHTNDWPKLTRATGMLSDAPIFIDDTAGLTVLEMRAKARRLKAEHNLGLVVVDYLQLMQGKNSAENRAQEIADISRSLKAMAKELDVPVLALSQLNRSLENRTDKRPQLADLRESGAIEQDADVIMFIYRDEVYNRADDNPNRGIAEIIVGKQRNGPTGVVKLTFLGEYTSFENYSNRFPGAPYQPEHTLTDADLN is encoded by the coding sequence ATGAACATGCCATACACCAGCAAGATGATCCCGCCGCAAAATATCGAGGCAGAACAGGCTGTACTTGGAGCTGTCCTTCTTCAGGATAAAGCACTGTTAAAGATTGTTGAACTGTTAACCCCGAATGATTTTTATCGCGACGCGCACAAAACCATCTTTGCTGCAATGCTGGCGCTCTTTGAAAAACGTGAGCCCCATGATCTGATCACAGTGACGGGACTGCTCAGTGATCAACGCAAGCTCGAAGAAATCGGCGGGGCCTCTTACCTGGCATCCTTAACGGATATTGTCCCATTAAGCGGCTCGCTGGTTCACCATGCCCATATTATCCGCAGAAAATCGATTTTACGGCGCCTGATCCAGACCACATCCGAGGTTGCTGCCCGTTGTTATGATGCCCAGGACGATATTGAAACCCTGGTTGATGAGGCGGAAAAAACAATCTTCGAAATAGCCCACTCCAACAAGGGGCAGGGGTTTCAATCTATGTCAACGGTGGTACCGCGGGCATTTGAACGCATCACCAGACTCTTTGATCAAGAGGGGAACATCACCGGTATCGCCACCGGCTATGAAGAAATCGACCGTATGACCGCCGGGCTTCAACCTGCAGAACTGATTGTCCTGGCCGCCCGACCCTCCATGGGAAAAACCGCTTTGGCTATGAATATCGTCCAGCATGTCGCTGTGATCAACAAAGTAGCGGTGGCGGTCTTCAGCCTGGAGATGTCAAACGAAGCGCTGGTTTTACGTATGCTCTGCTCTCTGGGTCATATCGACTCCCAGCGGATACGTACCGGCAAACTCCATACCAATGACTGGCCGAAACTGACCAGAGCCACCGGCATGCTGTCGGATGCACCGATTTTTATCGATGACACCGCCGGCCTCACGGTCCTTGAAATGCGGGCCAAAGCCCGTCGCCTTAAGGCTGAGCACAACTTGGGCCTTGTTGTTGTCGACTATCTGCAACTGATGCAAGGCAAGAACAGTGCGGAGAATCGTGCCCAGGAGATTGCGGATATCTCCCGCTCACTTAAAGCCATGGCCAAGGAGCTCGATGTACCGGTACTGGCCTTGTCACAGCTGAACCGCAGCCTGGAAAATCGGACCGACAAACGCCCGCAACTTGCGGATTTGCGGGAATCAGGCGCCATTGAACAGGACGCCGATGTCATCATGTTCATTTACCGTGATGAGGTGTACAATCGTGCCGACGACAACCCCAACCGCGGCATTGCGGAAATCATTGTCGGTAAACAGCGTAATGGCCCCACCGGAGTTGTCAAACTTACATTTCTCGGTGAATACACCTCCTTTGAAAATTACAGCAACCGTTTTCCCGGGGCTCCTTATCAACCCGAGCACACCTTAACAGATGCCGATCTCAACTAA
- the leuS gene encoding leucine--tRNA ligase: MSSTTQLNDKYDFKTIENRWQQRWETEKTYKVDHRSDAPKYYVLEMFPYPSGRIHMGHVRNYSIGDVIARYKRMQGFNVLHPMGWDAFGLPAENAAMKVGVHPAAWTYDNIEYMRNQLKAMGLSYDWDRELATCRPEYYRWEQQLFLKMLEHGLIYRKETSVNWCDDCQTVLAREQVIDGTCWRCDQAVVPKLMHGWFFKITDYAEELLNDLDTLTGWPEKVVTMQRNWIGKSVGLLCDFPIEDSDRTLSIFTTRPDTIFGVTFMSLAPEHPLITGLMQGKPQEQAVTAFIQETILTKQRATPDQELEKQGVFTGSYCINPFTGERIPIYVANFVLMEYGTGAVMAVPAHDQRDFEFAQKYGLPIKVVIQPEGELLEPSTMTAAIEEPGILVSSGEFSGLDSQTAQKAIIAAAQQQGCGRPHVTYRLRDWGISRQRYWGTPIPVVHCDRCGIVPLPESALPILLPGADTATGDHAPLHQQPEFIATVCPQCNQSARRETDTLDTFVESSWYFVRYTNPALSTAPIDTEAAAYWLPVDQYIGGVEHAILHLLYARFFTKMLRDLGYLTIDEPFSHLLTQGMVIKDGAKMSKSKGNVVDPNELIEQYGADTVRLFSLFAAPPERDLEWNDQGVEGASRFLNRVYRLVTGNVDCFTHPAAINLAALNTASRTLHRKTHQTIRRVTESIESDFHFNTAISRIMELVNQAAATTEEPIDQAVLREALETVLTLLFPMAPHICEELWQLAGHADLLENMVWPAFDSEAAKEDEITVVVQINGKIRSKLQVPADTDNQTLERLAMDDEKIAQLTGQNKPKKIIVVPKKLVNIVL, translated from the coding sequence ATGTCATCGACTACTCAACTCAACGATAAATACGACTTTAAAACCATTGAAAACCGTTGGCAGCAGCGATGGGAAACTGAAAAAACATACAAGGTTGACCACCGCTCCGACGCTCCGAAATACTATGTCCTTGAGATGTTTCCCTACCCTTCCGGCCGGATTCACATGGGGCATGTCCGCAACTACTCTATTGGTGATGTTATTGCCCGTTACAAACGTATGCAGGGGTTTAATGTGCTCCATCCCATGGGCTGGGATGCCTTCGGACTGCCTGCTGAAAATGCCGCCATGAAAGTCGGGGTTCATCCGGCCGCATGGACCTACGACAACATCGAGTATATGCGCAATCAGCTCAAGGCCATGGGCCTGAGCTATGACTGGGACCGGGAACTGGCAACCTGCCGGCCCGAGTATTACCGCTGGGAACAGCAACTTTTTCTCAAGATGCTGGAACACGGTCTTATTTACCGCAAAGAGACGAGTGTCAACTGGTGCGATGACTGTCAGACCGTACTCGCCCGTGAACAGGTCATTGATGGAACATGCTGGCGCTGTGATCAGGCGGTTGTCCCTAAACTCATGCATGGCTGGTTCTTTAAAATTACAGACTATGCTGAAGAGCTGCTCAATGATCTGGATACGCTTACCGGATGGCCTGAAAAGGTGGTCACCATGCAACGGAACTGGATCGGTAAGAGTGTCGGTCTTCTCTGTGATTTTCCAATAGAAGACAGCGACCGGACGCTCAGTATCTTCACCACCAGACCTGACACGATCTTTGGTGTCACCTTTATGTCGCTGGCTCCCGAACATCCCCTGATTACCGGCCTTATGCAGGGTAAGCCGCAGGAACAGGCAGTCACCGCCTTTATACAGGAAACCATACTGACAAAACAGCGTGCAACTCCTGATCAGGAGCTTGAGAAACAGGGCGTATTTACCGGAAGTTACTGTATCAACCCGTTTACCGGGGAACGAATTCCCATCTATGTGGCAAACTTTGTTCTCATGGAATACGGAACCGGTGCGGTTATGGCGGTGCCGGCACATGATCAACGGGATTTTGAATTTGCTCAAAAATACGGTCTGCCGATTAAAGTGGTTATCCAACCAGAGGGAGAGCTGCTTGAGCCCTCGACGATGACTGCGGCGATAGAAGAACCGGGGATCCTGGTTTCTTCAGGAGAATTCAGTGGTCTTGATTCACAGACTGCCCAGAAAGCCATCATAGCTGCAGCTCAACAACAGGGATGTGGTCGTCCCCATGTGACCTATCGTCTCCGTGACTGGGGGATCTCCCGTCAACGCTACTGGGGAACACCGATACCAGTGGTGCACTGTGACCGATGCGGTATCGTACCTTTACCAGAGTCTGCGCTACCGATTCTTCTCCCCGGTGCAGACACAGCCACCGGTGACCATGCCCCTCTGCATCAGCAGCCGGAGTTTATTGCCACTGTCTGCCCGCAGTGTAATCAAAGCGCCCGAAGAGAAACCGACACCCTGGACACCTTTGTTGAATCGTCCTGGTATTTTGTTCGCTACACCAACCCTGCCCTCAGTACCGCACCCATTGATACAGAGGCCGCTGCCTACTGGCTGCCGGTCGACCAGTATATCGGTGGTGTTGAACATGCCATCCTTCACCTGCTTTATGCCCGTTTTTTCACCAAAATGCTGCGGGACCTCGGGTATCTCACCATTGATGAACCCTTCAGTCATCTGTTAACCCAGGGAATGGTCATTAAAGACGGGGCCAAGATGTCCAAGTCCAAGGGTAACGTCGTTGACCCGAACGAACTCATTGAACAGTACGGAGCAGATACGGTGCGTCTTTTTTCACTGTTTGCCGCACCGCCTGAACGGGATCTTGAGTGGAACGACCAGGGTGTTGAAGGTGCATCTCGTTTTTTAAACCGGGTGTATCGTCTGGTGACCGGCAATGTTGACTGTTTTACACATCCAGCAGCAATCAACCTGGCAGCCCTGAATACAGCCTCCCGTACTCTCCACCGCAAAACCCACCAGACAATCCGTCGGGTAACGGAAAGTATTGAGAGCGACTTCCACTTCAACACTGCCATCTCCAGAATCATGGAGCTGGTCAACCAGGCTGCGGCAACCACCGAGGAACCCATTGATCAGGCCGTACTGCGTGAGGCCCTGGAAACGGTTCTCACTTTGCTCTTTCCCATGGCCCCGCACATCTGTGAGGAACTCTGGCAACTTGCCGGACACGCGGATCTGCTCGAAAACATGGTCTGGCCCGCCTTTGACAGCGAAGCGGCAAAAGAAGATGAAATAACGGTTGTTGTACAGATAAACGGCAAGATACGTTCAAAACTTCAGGTCCCTGCAGACACTGACAACCAGACGCTGGAACGGCTTGCCATGGACGATGAAAAAATCGCTCAGCTGACCGGTCAGAATAAACCGAAAAAGATTATCGTTGTCCCCAAAAAACTGGTCAACATTGTTCTTTGA
- the lptE gene encoding LPS assembly lipoprotein LptE, whose protein sequence is MPKLMRCTWMTVVLTLLLLYGCGYYFPYASEGEQRVIYMPAWSNRTNKLGLDMKIYQSLTRWFQKSASISLTREKSRADFVLSGEILVVELPSVSWDNISEVTGSKINLFVRWALKDQKSGTILWEVPRKLYTEDYKVATSIMATEDEALEKIIDDMSEDIYLGALKRIRKQSHP, encoded by the coding sequence ATGCCTAAACTGATGCGATGCACATGGATGACAGTCGTCCTTACACTCCTCCTCTTGTATGGATGCGGATATTATTTTCCCTATGCCTCTGAAGGAGAACAACGGGTTATCTATATGCCGGCCTGGTCAAACCGAACCAACAAACTCGGGCTTGACATGAAAATTTACCAGTCACTGACCCGTTGGTTTCAAAAGTCTGCCTCCATTTCCCTCACACGGGAAAAAAGCCGTGCAGATTTTGTCCTGAGCGGTGAAATCCTTGTCGTTGAACTGCCCAGTGTCTCCTGGGACAATATCTCTGAAGTAACCGGCAGCAAGATCAACCTGTTTGTACGCTGGGCACTGAAAGATCAGAAATCAGGCACGATTCTCTGGGAAGTGCCCAGAAAACTCTACACTGAAGACTATAAGGTGGCGACATCGATCATGGCCACTGAAGACGAAGCCCTGGAAAAGATAATTGATGATATGTCCGAAGATATCTATTTAGGCGCCCTGAAAAGAATTCGAAAACAATCTCATCCGTAA